Proteins encoded by one window of Streptacidiphilus sp. PB12-B1b:
- a CDS encoding DUF3040 domain-containing protein encodes MSLPMNEKRILADIERDLTALYPRLGRRMASFGGPAATVHRVRGVLRRRARLAVGAAVLAGGIIALGVLAIVLDSATFGAWSVTLAAAAAGVIAVCAVGRDTDSHGAGADSHGSDAHGTGSRGGGDPAAH; translated from the coding sequence ATGAGCCTGCCCATGAACGAGAAGCGGATCCTGGCCGACATCGAGCGGGATCTGACGGCGCTCTACCCCCGCCTCGGGCGGCGGATGGCGTCCTTCGGCGGTCCCGCCGCGACCGTCCACCGGGTACGCGGCGTGCTGCGCCGGCGGGCCCGGCTGGCGGTCGGCGCCGCAGTCCTGGCCGGCGGCATCATCGCGCTCGGCGTGCTGGCGATCGTCCTGGACTCGGCCACCTTCGGCGCCTGGAGCGTGACGCTGGCCGCTGCGGCCGCCGGAGTGATCGCCGTCTGCGCCGTCGGCCGCGACACGGACAGCCACGGTGCGGGAGCGGACAGCCACGGGTCGGACGCCCACGGAACCGGCAGCCGCGGGGGCGGCGACCCCGCCGCGCACTGA
- a CDS encoding bifunctional lysylphosphatidylglycerol flippase/synthetase MprF, with protein MVRGESVRGESVGGEPVRGGSTGEAPTGGGEQVGSRVREDGRWQAFGGRLVSGLRAVRDSGPGALLRRFPFTLATVGLILVAGLALGALGNPLQQRSWYPDVAFGLPSFEHNRWWTLLTGSLLGAQPWDYLAILLGMLLLVGFAEARMGTRWAAAVTVVGQVCAVLLAALVLLVLRTTGWSWAVDVSHQLDVGFSAGMLLAGAMASATLRSPWRLRLRLALIAYVTVSLLYVGTVSDVEHALAVGLGLAATGWIRVPGRVDASGQLSRREWRLLAVAGLVLISAIWVIVWLAPSRGPLGSTYGLGASWAQTLIGLALAALLVNGLRRGRRRSWRWTGAVATAYVLLGLLIAVVFTVAKATGNPVTITGGAVLIPTAVLWAAELVLLVLGREAFRVSSRPLLRRRAGKAADLMQRAPAGGRGSEPTAVHGHDDAVALLQRYGGGHLSWMTTWPDNSYFYASSEQSYVAYREHAGVAVALGDPIGSEQARERAVVEFAEQCDSSGLIPCFFSATGQVARAAEPLGWQHVQVAEDTVIELEQLEFRGKSWQDVRTALNRARKEGIDYRPVTLAEEPRALVSQVRTLSEEWVGDMGLPEMGFTLGGVEEALDPRVLVGLAQDGSGVIQGVTSWMPVYGGDGAVEGWTLDVMRRRQGGFRPVVEFMIASSCLAFRERGAQFASLSGAPLARSAPAEGDGGDGGRALERFLDQLGEKMEPYYGFRSLHAFKAKFHPRYEPMYLIYRDEADLPRIGVALTRAYMPQAGPRDLLRAFAKPKA; from the coding sequence GTGGTCAGGGGTGAGTCGGTCAGGGGCGAGTCGGTCGGAGGCGAGCCGGTCAGGGGCGGGTCGACCGGCGAGGCGCCGACCGGTGGCGGCGAACAGGTCGGCTCCCGGGTGCGGGAGGACGGCCGATGGCAGGCGTTCGGCGGTCGGCTGGTCTCCGGGCTGCGCGCGGTCCGCGACTCCGGGCCCGGCGCGCTGCTGCGGCGCTTCCCCTTCACCCTGGCCACCGTCGGCCTGATCCTGGTGGCGGGCCTGGCCCTCGGCGCGCTGGGGAATCCGCTGCAGCAGCGCTCCTGGTATCCGGACGTGGCCTTCGGCCTGCCCTCCTTCGAGCACAACCGCTGGTGGACGCTGCTGACCGGCTCGCTGCTGGGCGCGCAGCCCTGGGACTACCTCGCCATCCTGCTCGGCATGCTGCTGCTGGTGGGCTTCGCCGAGGCCCGGATGGGGACGCGCTGGGCCGCCGCGGTGACCGTGGTCGGGCAGGTGTGCGCCGTCCTGCTGGCTGCCCTGGTGCTGCTGGTGCTGCGGACGACCGGCTGGTCCTGGGCGGTGGACGTCTCCCACCAGCTGGACGTCGGCTTCTCCGCCGGGATGCTGCTGGCCGGTGCGATGGCGTCGGCGACCCTGCGCTCGCCGTGGCGGCTGCGGCTGCGGCTCGCGCTGATCGCCTACGTGACGGTGTCGCTGCTGTACGTCGGCACGGTCTCGGACGTGGAGCACGCCCTGGCGGTCGGGCTGGGCCTGGCGGCGACCGGCTGGATCCGGGTGCCCGGCCGGGTGGACGCCTCGGGGCAGCTCTCCCGGCGCGAGTGGCGGCTGCTGGCGGTCGCGGGCCTGGTGCTGATCTCGGCGATCTGGGTGATCGTCTGGCTGGCCCCCAGCCGGGGGCCGCTGGGCTCCACCTACGGCCTGGGAGCCTCCTGGGCGCAGACGCTGATCGGCCTGGCCCTGGCCGCGCTGCTGGTCAACGGCCTGCGGAGGGGACGCCGCCGCTCCTGGCGCTGGACCGGCGCGGTGGCCACCGCCTATGTGCTGCTCGGGCTGCTCATCGCGGTGGTCTTCACGGTCGCCAAGGCGACCGGCAACCCGGTCACCATCACCGGCGGCGCGGTGCTGATCCCCACCGCCGTGCTCTGGGCCGCCGAACTGGTGCTGCTGGTCCTGGGCCGCGAGGCGTTCCGGGTGTCCTCGCGTCCGCTGCTGCGCCGGCGCGCCGGTAAGGCGGCCGACCTGATGCAGCGGGCCCCGGCCGGCGGCCGGGGGTCGGAGCCTACGGCGGTGCACGGCCATGACGACGCGGTCGCGCTGCTGCAGCGCTACGGCGGCGGCCACCTCTCCTGGATGACCACCTGGCCGGACAACTCCTACTTCTACGCCTCCTCGGAGCAGTCGTACGTGGCCTACCGCGAGCACGCCGGGGTGGCGGTCGCGCTCGGCGATCCGATCGGCTCGGAACAGGCCCGGGAGCGGGCCGTGGTGGAGTTCGCCGAGCAGTGCGACAGCTCCGGGCTGATCCCCTGCTTCTTCTCGGCGACCGGCCAGGTGGCCCGCGCGGCCGAACCGCTGGGCTGGCAGCACGTCCAGGTGGCCGAGGACACCGTGATCGAGCTGGAGCAGCTGGAGTTCCGCGGCAAGTCCTGGCAGGACGTGCGGACCGCGCTGAACCGGGCCAGGAAGGAGGGCATCGACTACCGCCCGGTCACCCTGGCCGAGGAGCCCCGGGCGCTGGTGAGCCAGGTCCGGACGCTGTCCGAGGAGTGGGTCGGCGACATGGGGCTGCCCGAGATGGGCTTCACCCTGGGCGGTGTGGAGGAGGCGCTGGATCCCCGGGTGCTGGTGGGCCTGGCCCAGGACGGCTCCGGGGTGATCCAGGGCGTCACCTCCTGGATGCCGGTCTACGGCGGCGACGGGGCGGTGGAGGGCTGGACGCTGGACGTGATGCGCCGCCGCCAGGGCGGATTCCGGCCGGTCGTGGAGTTCATGATCGCCTCCAGCTGCCTGGCCTTCCGTGAGCGCGGCGCGCAGTTCGCCTCGCTGTCCGGCGCGCCGCTGGCCCGCAGCGCACCGGCCGAGGGGGACGGCGGTGACGGCGGACGCGCCCTGGAGCGGTTCCTGGACCAGTTGGGGGAGAAGATGGAGCCGTACTACGGCTTCCGGTCGCTGCACGCCTTCAAGGCCAAGTTCCACCCCCGCTACGAGCCCATGTACCTGATCTACCGCGACGAGGCCGACCTGCCCCGGATCGGCGTCGCGCTGACCCGCGCGTACATGCCCCAGGCCGGGCCGCGCGACCTGCTGCGGGCGTTCGCCAAGCCCAAGGCGTGA
- a CDS encoding DUF72 domain-containing protein, producing MKLHVGCAMWAHTAWQGSLLPHPLAPRERLRAYASWCNSVEGNTTFYATPSAATVESWAAQTAPDFRFLFKLPKPITHERRLTDTDAQVRAFVDVVAPLGPRVHALWIQLPASFGPSDLGSLAAFLHRAPREFRYAVEVRHPAFFEDPRWEGRLERVLDGVGAEWTSFDTTDLFAAPPTSAAEREAWEKKPRLPRRSRALTADPVVRYISRDNLQQSAESWHHWTATVADWLREGRSPTVFIHTPNNDEALTLARRFHDEVSALVPGLDPLPEPLPTGPPTLF from the coding sequence ATGAAACTCCACGTCGGATGCGCGATGTGGGCCCACACCGCCTGGCAGGGAAGCCTGTTGCCGCACCCGCTCGCGCCCCGGGAGCGCCTGCGCGCCTACGCGAGCTGGTGCAACTCGGTCGAGGGCAACACCACCTTCTACGCGACGCCGTCCGCCGCCACGGTCGAGTCCTGGGCCGCGCAGACCGCACCGGACTTCCGGTTCCTGTTCAAGCTGCCCAAACCGATCACCCACGAGCGCCGGCTGACCGACACCGACGCCCAGGTGCGGGCCTTCGTCGACGTGGTCGCGCCGCTCGGCCCGCGCGTGCACGCCCTGTGGATCCAACTTCCGGCCTCCTTCGGCCCGTCGGACCTCGGCTCGCTGGCCGCGTTCCTGCACCGGGCGCCGCGCGAGTTCCGTTACGCCGTCGAGGTCCGCCACCCCGCGTTCTTCGAAGACCCGCGCTGGGAGGGGCGGTTGGAGCGGGTCCTGGACGGTGTCGGCGCCGAGTGGACGTCCTTCGACACGACCGACCTGTTCGCCGCCCCACCCACCAGCGCGGCGGAACGCGAGGCGTGGGAGAAGAAGCCCCGGCTGCCGCGCCGCTCCCGCGCGCTCACCGCCGACCCGGTCGTGCGCTACATCAGCAGGGACAACCTGCAGCAGTCGGCTGAGAGTTGGCACCACTGGACGGCCACCGTCGCCGACTGGCTGCGCGAGGGCCGCTCGCCCACGGTCTTCATCCACACCCCGAACAACGACGAGGCCCTCACCCTCGCCCGACGCTTCCACGACGAGGTCAGCGCCCTTGTCCCCGGCCTCGACCCCCTGCCCGAACCACTCCCCACCGGCCCACCGACCTTGTTCTGA
- a CDS encoding helix-turn-helix domain-containing protein translates to MNLADLGVFLRTRRDRIRPSDVGLPTGPRRRVPGLRRDEVAQLAGASVDYYIELERGSGAQPSEQMLAALARALRLTSDERDHLYRLAGRPLPPTAGPAAHVHPGMLDLLDRLTGTPARVITDLHVTLVQNRLALALLGPVPAATGLPASFVYRWFTDPAAREIYPAEDHEHQSGTFVADLRAAVARRDHNDREAAAIVEELLRRSAEFAVLWERYEVAVRRGDRKRILHPVLGPVDVNCLNLLSEDGRQRLLWFSPVAGTDAVDKLDLLSVIGTQDLAVDQPS, encoded by the coding sequence ATGAACCTGGCTGACCTCGGCGTCTTCCTACGAACACGGCGTGACCGGATCCGCCCGTCCGACGTCGGGCTGCCCACCGGGCCCCGGCGCCGGGTACCGGGCCTGCGGCGGGACGAGGTGGCGCAGCTGGCCGGGGCGTCCGTGGACTACTACATCGAGCTGGAGCGCGGCAGCGGGGCGCAGCCGTCGGAGCAGATGCTGGCCGCGCTGGCCCGGGCGCTGCGGCTGACGTCCGACGAGCGCGACCACCTGTACCGGCTCGCCGGGCGGCCCCTACCGCCGACGGCCGGGCCGGCGGCGCACGTCCACCCCGGGATGCTGGACCTGCTGGACCGGCTGACCGGCACGCCCGCCCGGGTCATCACCGATCTGCACGTGACCCTGGTGCAGAACCGGCTGGCCCTGGCCCTGCTCGGGCCGGTGCCCGCAGCCACCGGCCTCCCGGCCAGCTTCGTCTACCGCTGGTTCACCGACCCCGCCGCCCGCGAGATCTACCCGGCCGAGGACCACGAGCACCAGTCCGGGACGTTCGTGGCCGACCTGCGCGCCGCAGTCGCCCGGCGCGACCACAACGACCGCGAGGCCGCCGCCATCGTCGAGGAACTGCTGCGGCGCAGCGCGGAGTTCGCGGTGCTGTGGGAGCGGTACGAGGTGGCCGTGCGCCGCGGCGACCGCAAGCGCATCCTGCACCCGGTGCTCGGGCCCGTCGACGTCAACTGCCTCAACCTGCTCAGCGAGGACGGCCGTCAGCGGCTGCTGTGGTTCAGCCCGGTGGCCGGTACCGACGCGGTCGACAAACTCGACTTGCTCTCCGTCATCGGCACCCAGGATCTCGCCGTCGACCAGCCGTCCTGA
- a CDS encoding STAS domain-containing protein, protein MLRTRLRCVLRAAATPAELGSTAVTGLDNLVNELVRKGIWGYKEGGPSPSRVAAPTDLRRLRREHTNRTRVAADGSRTAATATAADPQPSAPEPHRTRIRDVRRSEGGDRPVHEPCPDARPRPDNSPAAPPLTAPPAPADYGCVCTLTTHGRTVVRLVGEIDLATSSLITTHLIQVTAGARPSVVVDLRAVTFIDAAGLDPLARARDRALRRGGELALICTDPRILRTLRLAGLLPVFPLVPPSAAASMPVPAPVPRTGRRSDA, encoded by the coding sequence GTGCTCCGTACGCGCCTGCGGTGCGTCCTCCGGGCCGCCGCCACCCCTGCCGAACTGGGGTCAACTGCCGTGACTGGACTGGACAACCTGGTCAATGAGCTGGTCCGGAAAGGGATTTGGGGGTACAAAGAAGGTGGGCCGTCCCCCAGTCGGGTGGCTGCTCCGACAGACCTTCGCCGACTCCGCCGCGAGCACACCAACCGGACCAGGGTGGCCGCCGACGGCAGTCGCACCGCTGCGACCGCGACCGCCGCAGACCCGCAGCCGTCCGCACCAGAACCGCACCGCACCCGCATCCGGGACGTGCGCCGCTCCGAGGGTGGTGATCGACCGGTGCACGAACCGTGCCCCGACGCGCGCCCGCGTCCCGACAACTCCCCTGCGGCGCCGCCCCTTACGGCGCCCCCGGCGCCGGCCGACTATGGCTGCGTCTGCACCCTCACCACCCACGGGCGGACCGTGGTGCGGCTCGTCGGCGAGATCGACCTCGCCACCAGCAGCCTGATCACCACCCACCTGATCCAGGTCACGGCCGGTGCCCGCCCGTCGGTCGTGGTCGACCTGCGGGCGGTCACCTTCATCGACGCCGCCGGGCTCGACCCGCTCGCCAGGGCCCGCGACCGGGCCCTGCGCCGGGGCGGCGAGCTGGCGCTGATCTGCACCGACCCGCGCATCCTGCGCACCCTGCGACTGGCCGGGCTGCTGCCGGTCTTCCCGCTGGTGCCGCCGTCCGCGGCGGCGTCCATGCCCGTGCCCGCGCCCGTGCCGAGGACCGGGCGCCGCTCGGACGCCTGA
- a CDS encoding potassium channel family protein codes for MVTPHRLLEIDRVRRRWAVAATVARCLVATAVIITIYYLLPLEDAHPDTSTLERLTVGGLVFVAVMAYELRRILRADLPQLRAAEAVFVALPLFLVAFASAYVSLAHADPASFSQHLGRTAGLYFVVVTLGTVGYGDITPVTDFARILVSAQIVVDLAFLALVLRVAVGAARMSLQRGRPDAAEGAGGAGPDVGPGADEGTGDGGNGGPGTR; via the coding sequence ATGGTGACCCCGCACCGGCTGCTGGAGATCGACCGCGTGCGGCGGCGCTGGGCGGTGGCCGCCACCGTGGCCCGCTGCCTGGTGGCCACCGCCGTGATCATCACCATCTACTACTTGCTGCCGCTGGAGGACGCGCACCCGGACACCTCCACACTGGAGCGGCTGACCGTCGGCGGGCTGGTCTTCGTCGCGGTCATGGCGTACGAGCTGCGGCGCATCCTGCGCGCGGACCTGCCGCAACTGCGCGCCGCGGAGGCGGTGTTCGTCGCGCTGCCGCTGTTCCTGGTGGCCTTCGCCAGCGCCTACGTCTCGCTGGCGCACGCGGACCCGGCCAGCTTCAGCCAGCACCTCGGCCGGACGGCGGGGCTGTACTTCGTCGTGGTCACCCTGGGCACCGTGGGGTACGGCGACATCACCCCGGTCACCGACTTCGCCCGCATCCTGGTCAGCGCGCAGATCGTGGTGGACCTGGCGTTCCTGGCCCTGGTGCTGCGGGTCGCCGTCGGAGCGGCCCGGATGAGCCTGCAACGCGGGCGGCCGGACGCCGCCGAGGGCGCCGGGGGCGCCGGGCCGGACGTCGGGCCCGGTGCCGACGAGGGCACGGGTGACGGCGGGAACGGCGGCCCGGGGACACGGTAG
- a CDS encoding FG-GAP-like repeat-containing protein produces the protein MSDHLIFDRPRLRTAAAAALLLAATALGGGTAAAAATPSAGSSSAGSSSTGSALVGTPVTFAGPVQNDPAPDHLLSAGTTGFLHQPAGGTDYLWTTYGTGGTTTSLGTLGATGERSVDAGWYGAGSDLVASYQRTSATQATVTLTDMGHAAATSTVQLGSLTYGGTYGDTVIGFEPQASGGPWADSVHLLRADGSGGTTDTPVTGIPAGADVYARNTAGDAASALVQYRDSTGAWHQLIVDLADGTSTPVVLSTTLVQAAQVTFTPTSIVVAPTVGSNVLSFSRTDPTALAQFVVVSNLPRPLAFSSAAQVGSSVLTLGSPGGGLWSSPLNGGSSDEVLQLAQDQILETPDGGALVEGAPQAAVGGSWNWGYYRFSAAAAGPQQTAPMQMVPEPVSGLSLDKGQLDMVSGDPAAAGTYQLTSRTVNPQATPPVSAPTTLQDLYAPSGVTASGNGQAAFVYGGQIEDTQEPSGTHFVPEATGRIADADGDYVLSGGGDTVTAGDFATQDALGSIRTDAAGAAALWHGFAYVGENAPTGAVGVIDLAEQRVAATLNTGAPCAVTDVQVTDRWLYWDCDTHTAGVYDLATGARFRLPASGSGYGDALLGDGYLVHHDPVAQQLVIDDIHTDQAGASSAFAVPAQGAATADRRVSWTVDRYSQELAWQDASGTVHIAPVDVPASAAWTFGYTAPSVPGWLVPMAYSFDNQTQWRVCTGVRISPSRILTTADCETGHGDDDFGWTYSGAGVLQGGGGAPQYLLDQGYKSATGQDDLAVAATGNASRTVAPLAGASDSALYRPGTAATFYSWSGLGWDGGAEYRTPHSESTVVDSAATCTALLGHALPAGSLCTSPAPGALWAAAQDQCTGDAGGALVAGGKVIATAATPATGCAANGVRVYTATAPDTALIVGWGRDLGAWGDGLTFGGITARSSDGIIYAFCSSDMNDCLKGETGNLVDGQDEYNVAVSAGDMDGDGQQDVLIRSNSGALYRFWGLGYGDVDLDTKDKVWLGNGWNAYKTILVPGDLTGDGISDVLAVDGSGTMWLYPGTAKGGLGARVRISGGWNAYNLITAHGDLTGDGIADVVVRDPQGRLWTYVGNGKGGFQTHRVYVGSGWGGFNALVVGGDLTQQGRMQLIGRTSGGTCYLYTSNGAGGFSYNGAVGGNAWIKAARLS, from the coding sequence ATGTCCGATCACCTGATATTCGATCGCCCACGCCTGCGAACGGCGGCGGCCGCCGCCTTGCTGCTCGCCGCGACCGCACTGGGGGGCGGCACCGCAGCCGCAGCCGCCACCCCCTCGGCCGGAAGCTCCTCGGCCGGTAGCTCCTCGACCGGAAGCGCCCTGGTCGGGACGCCGGTCACCTTCGCCGGGCCCGTCCAGAACGACCCGGCCCCCGACCACCTGCTCAGCGCCGGCACCACCGGCTTCCTGCACCAGCCCGCGGGCGGCACCGACTACCTCTGGACCACCTACGGCACCGGCGGGACGACGACCTCGCTGGGCACCCTCGGCGCCACCGGCGAGCGCTCCGTCGACGCCGGCTGGTACGGCGCCGGCTCCGACCTGGTCGCCTCCTACCAGCGGACGTCCGCCACCCAGGCCACGGTCACGCTGACCGACATGGGCCACGCCGCCGCCACCAGCACCGTGCAACTGGGCTCGCTGACCTACGGCGGGACGTACGGCGACACGGTGATCGGCTTCGAGCCGCAGGCGTCCGGCGGCCCGTGGGCCGACTCCGTGCACCTGCTGCGCGCCGACGGCTCCGGCGGCACCACCGACACCCCGGTCACCGGCATCCCGGCCGGGGCCGACGTCTACGCCCGGAACACCGCGGGTGACGCCGCCTCGGCCTTGGTGCAGTACCGCGACTCCACCGGCGCCTGGCACCAGCTGATCGTCGACCTGGCCGACGGCACCAGCACCCCGGTCGTCCTGTCCACCACCCTGGTCCAGGCGGCGCAGGTCACCTTCACCCCGACCTCGATCGTGGTCGCCCCCACCGTCGGGAGCAACGTCCTCTCGTTCTCCCGGACCGACCCCACCGCCCTGGCGCAGTTCGTCGTGGTGAGCAACCTGCCGCGTCCGCTGGCCTTCTCCAGCGCCGCCCAGGTCGGCAGCTCGGTGCTGACCCTCGGCTCCCCCGGCGGCGGCCTGTGGAGCAGCCCGCTGAACGGCGGCTCCTCCGACGAGGTCCTCCAGCTGGCCCAGGACCAGATCCTGGAGACGCCGGACGGCGGCGCCCTGGTCGAGGGCGCCCCGCAGGCGGCCGTCGGCGGCTCGTGGAACTGGGGCTACTACCGGTTCTCGGCCGCAGCCGCGGGCCCGCAGCAGACCGCCCCGATGCAGATGGTGCCCGAGCCCGTCAGCGGCCTCTCGCTGGACAAGGGCCAGCTGGACATGGTCAGCGGCGATCCGGCCGCGGCCGGCACCTACCAGCTGACCAGCCGCACGGTGAACCCCCAGGCCACGCCGCCGGTCTCGGCCCCCACCACGCTGCAGGACCTCTACGCCCCCAGCGGGGTGACCGCCTCCGGCAACGGCCAGGCGGCCTTCGTCTACGGCGGGCAGATCGAGGACACCCAGGAACCCTCCGGCACCCACTTCGTCCCCGAGGCCACCGGCCGGATCGCCGACGCCGACGGCGACTACGTGCTGAGCGGCGGCGGCGACACGGTCACCGCCGGTGACTTCGCCACCCAGGACGCGCTCGGGTCGATCCGGACCGACGCCGCCGGGGCGGCCGCGCTGTGGCACGGCTTCGCGTACGTCGGCGAGAACGCACCGACCGGTGCGGTCGGCGTGATCGACCTGGCCGAGCAGCGGGTCGCCGCCACCCTGAACACCGGCGCGCCCTGCGCCGTCACCGACGTCCAGGTCACCGACCGCTGGCTGTACTGGGACTGCGACACCCACACCGCGGGCGTCTACGACCTGGCGACCGGCGCCCGGTTCCGGCTGCCCGCGAGCGGCTCCGGCTACGGCGACGCGCTGCTCGGCGACGGCTACCTGGTCCACCACGACCCGGTCGCCCAGCAGCTGGTGATCGACGACATCCACACCGACCAGGCGGGGGCCTCCTCCGCGTTCGCCGTCCCGGCCCAGGGCGCGGCCACCGCCGACCGGCGGGTCAGCTGGACGGTGGACCGCTACAGCCAGGAGCTGGCCTGGCAGGACGCCAGCGGAACCGTCCACATCGCCCCGGTGGACGTCCCCGCCTCGGCCGCCTGGACCTTCGGGTACACCGCGCCGAGCGTGCCCGGCTGGCTGGTCCCGATGGCCTACTCCTTCGACAACCAGACCCAGTGGCGGGTGTGCACCGGCGTCCGGATCTCCCCGAGCCGGATCCTGACCACCGCCGACTGCGAGACCGGCCACGGCGACGACGACTTCGGCTGGACGTACAGCGGCGCAGGCGTGCTCCAGGGCGGCGGCGGCGCCCCGCAGTACCTCCTCGACCAGGGCTACAAGTCCGCCACCGGGCAGGACGACCTGGCTGTCGCCGCCACCGGCAACGCCTCGCGCACCGTGGCGCCGCTGGCCGGGGCCTCCGACAGCGCGCTCTACCGGCCCGGCACGGCGGCGACGTTCTACTCCTGGTCCGGCCTCGGCTGGGACGGGGGAGCGGAGTACCGCACCCCGCACAGCGAGAGCACCGTCGTCGACTCCGCCGCCACCTGCACCGCGCTGCTCGGCCACGCGCTGCCGGCCGGCTCGCTGTGCACCTCGCCCGCGCCGGGCGCACTCTGGGCGGCGGCGCAGGACCAGTGCACCGGCGACGCCGGGGGTGCACTGGTGGCCGGCGGCAAGGTGATCGCCACCGCGGCGACCCCCGCCACCGGCTGCGCCGCCAACGGCGTCCGGGTCTACACGGCCACCGCGCCGGACACCGCGCTGATCGTCGGCTGGGGCCGTGACCTGGGCGCCTGGGGCGACGGACTGACCTTCGGCGGGATCACCGCACGCAGTTCGGACGGCATCATCTACGCCTTCTGCTCCAGCGACATGAACGACTGCCTCAAGGGCGAGACCGGCAACCTGGTCGACGGCCAGGACGAGTACAACGTCGCCGTGTCCGCCGGGGACATGGACGGCGACGGCCAGCAGGACGTCCTGATCCGCAGCAATTCCGGCGCGCTCTACCGCTTCTGGGGCCTGGGCTACGGCGATGTCGACCTGGACACCAAGGACAAGGTCTGGCTGGGCAACGGCTGGAACGCGTACAAGACCATCCTGGTCCCGGGCGACCTCACCGGCGACGGCATCAGCGACGTGCTGGCAGTGGACGGCTCCGGCACCATGTGGCTCTACCCCGGCACCGCCAAGGGCGGCCTCGGCGCCCGGGTCCGCATCAGCGGCGGCTGGAACGCCTACAACCTGATCACCGCCCACGGCGACCTGACCGGCGACGGCATCGCCGACGTCGTGGTCCGCGACCCCCAGGGCCGCCTGTGGACGTACGTCGGCAACGGCAAGGGCGGCTTCCAGACGCACCGGGTGTACGTCGGCTCCGGCTGGGGCGGCTTCAACGCGCTGGTCGTCGGCGGCGACCTCACCCAGCAGGGCCGGATGCAGCTGATCGGCCGGACCTCCGGCGGCACCTGCTACCTGTACACCTCCAACGGCGCCGGCGGCTTCAGCTACAACGGCGCGGTCGGCGGCAACGCCTGGATCAAGGCGGCCCGGCTCAGCTGA
- a CDS encoding SDR family oxidoreductase, which yields MTGSSHRTAVVTGGTRGIGREIVTRLAEDGHAVVIGYAGRKDLADEAVAAVRAAGGEAIAQQADVADENAVAALFDAAETAFGGVDVVAHAAGRMALSSVAELDLAVLDDLHRTNIRGTFVVAQQAARRLRPGGALITFSTSVVGLAFPEYGAYSASKGAVEALTLVLARELRGRDVTVNSVAPGPTATDLFLEGKDELTVARLAAQPPLERLGTPGDIAEVVAFLASPQGHWVNGQVIRANGGIV from the coding sequence ATGACCGGGTCATCACACCGCACCGCCGTCGTCACCGGCGGCACCCGTGGCATCGGCCGCGAGATCGTCACCCGCCTCGCCGAGGACGGCCACGCCGTCGTCATCGGCTACGCGGGCCGCAAGGACCTCGCGGACGAGGCCGTCGCCGCAGTACGCGCGGCCGGCGGCGAAGCCATCGCCCAGCAGGCGGACGTCGCCGACGAGAACGCCGTCGCCGCCCTGTTCGACGCCGCCGAGACCGCCTTCGGCGGGGTCGACGTGGTCGCCCACGCGGCGGGCAGGATGGCGCTGTCCAGCGTCGCCGAGCTCGACCTGGCCGTCCTGGACGACCTGCACCGCACCAACATCCGCGGCACCTTCGTCGTCGCGCAGCAGGCGGCCCGCCGGCTGCGCCCCGGCGGCGCCCTGATCACCTTCTCCACCTCGGTGGTCGGGCTGGCCTTTCCCGAGTACGGCGCGTACAGCGCCAGCAAGGGCGCCGTCGAGGCACTGACGCTGGTCCTCGCGCGCGAGCTGCGCGGCAGGGACGTCACGGTGAACAGCGTCGCCCCCGGCCCGACCGCCACCGACCTCTTCCTCGAGGGAAAGGACGAGCTGACCGTCGCCCGGCTGGCTGCCCAGCCCCCGCTGGAGCGGCTGGGCACGCCGGGGGACATCGCCGAGGTCGTCGCCTTCCTGGCGAGCCCGCAGGGCCACTGGGTGAACGGCCAGGTCATCCGCGCCAACGGCGGCATCGTCTGA
- a CDS encoding LAETG motif-containing sortase-dependent surface protein — protein sequence MLRAHAADDPAHAAHHASEHAPTTAPPTSAPTTPPTGSPTTPPSGGASSSPSTSASAPAASPSTSVDSSVSASPSGPALAETGGGNDSGLIAGIAGALVVAGGGVVFALRRRSAAGRH from the coding sequence GTGCTCCGCGCCCACGCAGCCGACGACCCCGCCCACGCAGCCCACCACGCCTCCGAGCACGCCCCCACCACCGCGCCGCCCACGTCCGCGCCCACCACGCCGCCGACCGGCTCGCCCACCACCCCGCCCAGCGGTGGTGCCAGCTCCTCGCCGTCCACCAGCGCCTCCGCCCCGGCGGCCTCGCCGTCCACCAGCGTGGACTCCTCGGTGTCGGCCTCGCCCAGCGGCCCCGCCCTGGCCGAGACCGGTGGCGGCAACGACAGCGGCCTGATCGCGGGCATCGCCGGGGCGCTGGTCGTCGCCGGTGGTGGCGTGGTCTTCGCGCTGCGCCGCCGCAGCGCCGCCGGACGCCACTGA